The genomic stretch TTGATTCATTGATCATTGAAGATTTGGAATTCATCTGATGAAAAGTCAACTTCTAAAGGTCGAAGTTTGACTTTTGAGAGTTTTTTAGTCAACCATGGGTTTTCTCAAGTCTAGAATCATGAAAATATAGTTTATGAATACATTTGATCAAGAAAACCAATAAAATCAATACAAATTTCAAGAATGTCAAATCTAGGGTTTTCAAAATTTCTATAAGCTATGAAATTGCATGTTCATGAAGCCCACTTTACAAGTTTGTAACTTCTTCCTTAAGCCATCATTTTTCATGCTCAAAGGATGTACTTGTAGATGATGTTCCATAATTTAAATTTGTAGAAATAATGAACCAAATATCTCATAAGGATTGGAAGATATGAAGTGATGAAGATACGATGCCAAAGTTGTAAAATTGTTCAACACTTGGAAAATTTTCCAAGTGTTTTAGCAGTTAAGATTGTCAAAGTTGATGGCCAATTATCTCCATGATCCAAGCTGAATATCTTCAaatgtccaacatgaaagttgtagatgATGGAAAAATATTCCCCAAAATCCCATTGGTACGAGTTTATCACACTTGAGCTAGGAGTTTTGAAGAAGGAAAGTCACCATGTTAGGCCAAATTGAAAGTGCATCTTCATGTCAAGTTTCATGTTCAAACCAAAGTCAAACCTCAAGATCTTGCTTTGCAGCCTGTGATGCTTCTAAATCTCATCATAATGAGTGTTTTACACAAACCATTGATGCATTACACAAGGGCTTGAACCATTACCTAAGCAACATACCATTCATGGATCATTTTGCCATAAAGCTTCGTTGCCATTTCCATAAAGATCACttttctcaaccactttttcttgGAGCTTTGTATATAGATCTTGCTTTGATATTAATTATCTAAACACTAAAATAAAAATCACTTTTGTACTTTTCACCATTTTTTTAGATTTGATCCAAAGTCCATCAAACAATACCAATAACCTCTGCACCAGATCTGAATTCATTCGCTATAAAAGGAGGCCTCATTGCAATTCTCCAATACACAAAACATCCATCATCAAGCAAGAAAGAAAATTGAATCATTCTTTCACTCTTTATACATTTTCACTCAAGGAAGCTAGAGGGATCATTATTTCTCATCTGGAAGTGCTTTTGAAGGTGCAACAGACACACCCCGTTAGGTAAAAAAAAGTTCATTCTGAACTCCCTCATAAAAGCATCATTTTCACTCATTCTTGTTACCATTATGTTTGTTTTGAACATGAACTCCCTCATAAAAATATCATTTATTTTGttatttagtttttaattttatattaaaaaatccaaatttatttatttattatatattcctttttattttttcatttaagTATGCTTTGATTCAATTTTTCCCATGATTAATTTGctcccattttgatccatatgTGTTGAATATCTAAATTATACTTGGACTTAGACTTTATGATAACTTGTTTATTTGATTTGTGCTTGAAGTACATGGATGTTTATGGTTGATGACTTGCTTCGAAACCCTAATGTCTGAACCTTAGAGGCATGAACCCTAATGACTTGAATCCTTGTATGAGGTGAAATTTTGTCATAAAATGATACTTTTATGTGCTTTGAACTTGCTCATAAACATTTCTTTAGTCTTGATACGTGACATAGTTGTTTACGGTTTAACTTGCTTATATGCTCCTTATCACTTTTAAAATGCCTCGGACATTGTTTTACATGTCTTGTGATTGATATTATGATATATCTTGTTTGATGTTTTGACTTGATGAACTTTGCAAAATTATTCTTGAGGAAtttttgcttgtatgcttgtatgaTGCATGTGTTATGAATTATCCTCTATGACGTGCCTTTTGCTCTATTCTTTATTGATGGTCTTGATTGGTGTCTTAAGATGTTTAAGCTTGATACATGATAATGATTCTGTTCATATGTTTGCTTAATGCATATTGTTAATCCATGATATTTCTTGCATGATACTTGTGCTTATGTTTCAATCCAAGGGAAATAGATTATAGTTGACTTATTGTCATGTGCATATTCATTATGTGTGTTTATAGCTTCCTTTACCCACCTTGTGCCCTTTAGTCCCTTTTAAACCCTAGTCCAATCTTAGAATTTTTCAAGCTTGAACTTCTTTCATAAAAAAATCTTGACTTTAAgtcattgaattttcaaactttctttctTCAAAGCTTCAAAAATATTTAAGCATATCAAACTATTTCTATAAGACTAAAAAACACAAATCTCATTCAAAACTTTTTCCACTTGGCTTTTTCATATTTAAACCCTTTCTCAATAGAGACTAGACATGAATCATCTTTATAGCTGACATATAAATCTCTTATCCCATAGTAATGATTGAAATTGGTGTTGATTATTTTCCATATGAAggagttagtggcatacttgtagATTCTATATCTAAGTTGGAGCCCTTCCTTCATAATGATGCAAAGATCCATCTTCTCATATTTGTGGTGGTTTAGATGAGTattctccttaagatgacaacTTGTCTCTTCTTCTAAAATCAATTAAGCAAAACCTTTTGCTATTTGTACCCCaaactacgagattttgatccttcattggtacgtaggcacaagacttTATGTCTTTTCAAATAAAAAAAGCAATAAAACACACTTatcttctcatctccccaatctttagcaaacaacaataaccaaacacaaatatctcaagaGGTTCCTATAGGATACTATAGATGATTATGGTGCTAGTATcttccattttcataataaaccCCCATACCTTCAATATCTTTATTGCACTATTTTGCATTGCATATTTATGGGTTATTTGACattttccccttcccttggataaattaaagttcggaGGTGACGTTTTGTTTTGCGAGTTAAGTTAACCTAATAGCTTGGTCTCCGATTCTCACCGCGACATGATGCCACTAATGAGATGTGATAGAATTAGGAATCGATATCCTATTACCACTACCATAAGACCTCATTCCACCTCTCCATCAACCTTTGCAGCTCACTCACCTATTTCATGGTACAACCTCTTGGGATACCTTGGaatgaattttttaaaatttctCTAAAATAATAGGTTTATTGATTGGAAACAATTTCCTATTTCTTCTATATGCCAATCTTAAGTTTTTAGGAATAATATTAAATTACTATTTTCTTTTTCGAATTCTTCAACTTTTAAATCTTTTGATATAATTCACAATGATTTATGGACATCATCAATTTTAAGTTTAGCAGATCATAAGTATTGAATTTTTTAATGATTACACCAATTTTGCGTGAACATTTTTTATTGGCACAAAATTAGAAGTCCTTTCCATTTTTCATCTTTTAAGGCTTTTATTAAAACTCAATTTGCACTACTAAGAAAAACACATATAGTCACGGTTGCAAAAGATCTATAATAACGGTTGAAAATACGTTGTTAGGTAGAATGTTATTGTATGTGAGTTATTTAGAACCACAACCCAGTGCCCGTGGTAGAAAATTGGAAAACACGCTACCTATAACCATAGTTGTTTTAAATATCTGTGGTGAAAAGTATGtcaacattttttatttttgcCACATGTTTTGCTTGACCACATTGATAACTTTCATCACAATacaatattaaatatttttaacacaacaagaacaagaacaaaaAGAATAACTCGAACAATAACAagaataacaacaacaacaagaacaacaacaagaacaacaacaaaaaacaacaacaacaataagaacaacaagaacaacaagaacaaaaacaagaacaacaagaaaaataataacaacaataacaaaaacaagaataaaaataagaacaacaacaagaacaacaagaataATAACAAGAACAAtaagaacaacaagaacaataagaacaataagaacaacaagaacaaaaataaaaataacaagaacaacaacgccaacaacgacaacaacaacaaaaataacaaaaacaacaagaacaacaagaacaaaacaactacaacaacaataacaaaataaataattgaaatcGTTAAACAAGAACATTTTACCTgacacaacaacaacaacaataactaACATTGTTAAGTTGAATCTGTGCTTTTCATGCCTCGTTCCATTTGGAGAAGAGATAATGGACTTCCGAAACTCGTTAATGATTgaaatgttttttatttttgtttatgGAAAAAATGATGTTTTCAAGTTTGGTTTAGTGGAGGAATAATTTTACATAAACAGAAGAAGTTTGGAGGCAGAAGATGAAGTTTGTCTAAGTACGTCTAGGGCAAAAGTAAATGAACTAAGAGCGTTATAATCTTTAATAAAAGGAGGCATCGATTTTCACCTCGTTTAGAATTTGAACTGTAGTGAAAAATGACTTAGAAAtaagtaaaaataaaaaatgttggTGTTAGGATTCGAATTCATGACCATACACCATTTTTCAACACCGTTGGAATTCCAACCGTTATGaaaaatgacttaaaaataagtttaaaaaAATGTTGATGCTGAGATTTGAACCCATGACGAGACGCTATTTTTCACCACAATTGTTATTAGGAACCTGATAAAAAGTGTCttactaaaataaaataaaaaaacatgcGTGTTAAAAATGGGATATTACTACTGTTGACAAAATGGTTTTAGTAATATTGTGTTACCCTAAATATATTTTGTAGTAGTGTTTGGAAAACAAGCAAATATTTTTAATTAGATGATGAACAAAAATTTAACAATACACTTTTTTTACATTTTTGTCACAAAAATGACATGGTCTTTTTTTTGTCCAAACACTTCACCATAAAATGAAAAAGTTTAATGTGCAATACACATACTCAATAACTTCATCCGTACTAACCTCGCTCATTCCTGTATGCCATCATCATTACTGCTCCATGTCTTACAACTTACCATATACCTCCATAAGATTCTCCTTAGCAACATCTCTCCCATTATTCTTTAAATCAATACCTTTATCATAGGGATTCCTCGCACATAAACTTATGATTGTGTGTTTGTTGAAGAAATCTCTTTATGGCCTTAAACAAAAACCATATGCTTGGTATCAATGGTTTGTTGATTTTATGTTCACTCTTACATTCTCCCATTGCAAATCAGATCATTCCATATTTATTTATCAACAAGGAAATAACATAGCATACATTGTCTCTATTTTGACGATATCATTCTGATTGCATTCTCTCATTCTCTTCATCATCTATTATCTCCCTCATTGCCTCAAAATTTTGTATTAAAGACTTGGGTACTCAAAGttattttttgatattttctatTATAAGTCATGAAGGTGGTTGTTTCTTTGTCAAATAAAATATGTCGAATACATTATTGAACGAGTTGCATGCATACAACCACACTAGTGAACACTAAAATTAAGCTAAGTGCTAACTCAGAATCTCGCTACAACAATCTTACACATTATAGTAGTTTAGAAGATGCACTATAATACCTCACCTTCATGAGTCCAGATATATCATATATGGTTCAACATATCTATCTACGTATGAATGACCCAAAGGATGACCATATGAATGCTCTCAAACGCATTATGTGATACATTAAGGGCATTCTTAATTATGGTTTACATCCTTATAAATCTCCATTCTTCGGTATCACCTCTTATGCATACGATGATTTGAGTGTGTACTCTAACACTTAACGCTTCGACTTAGGATATTATGTCTTTCTTAGAGATAACTTGATCTTTTGGTCATATAAGCGTCAACCAATTCTATCTTGGTCTAGTGCTGAAGTAAAGTATAAAAGAGTTACTAATGTTGTCTTTGAATCTTGTTGGATTCTCAGTCTTCTCTTAAAATTACATTGTCCCATTCATAAGGCTACGTTGGTTTACTGTGATAATATTAGTGCAATATATCTCTTTGAAAATCATATTCAACGTGAATGCACTGAACATATAAAAATAGATATCTACTTCGATCGCAAAAAGATTGCACCCAGACAAGTTTGGGTCCTCCATGTTCTCTCCAGATATAAAATAGCAGATATCATCCTAAAAGGCATTCTACATATCCTAATTGAAGATTTTCAAGACAATTTTAGCATCTAACAACCTCTTGTTTCAACCGTAAGGTTTGTTAGCAGAAATATTCTCATCTTCATTATTATAAATATTCTCATCATTATTATAATTTCTCTCATCATTATCATGAATATTAATATTTGACTGATACCAATCATGTAAATAATTACTAGCTTTATTGTAGCATAATAAATCTTGTATCCCATTGTATATATTTACCATAAAATAAATTAGAAAGACAGAAAATATTATTCTCCGGCTTAATATCTTTTTGTTCTTTAGGCTAACTTTGAAGTTCATTTTAATTCTTTAATTTATAAAAATACCATATTAATctatcatttttttaaaatatattgTATTAGtcatttttttataaataaatgAAAGGAACAAATGTGATCCGTCAAGGAACcaaattttttttaaattaaataatcaaaataaattttGAGGTTAATATATTTCCATCATTGATAATGATTTTGTGACCATTTTTACTAGTAGTTAACATCTATAAAACTTAATTATTGTTATTTCAATTTGAGAATATATTTTACAACATTGGTGACTGTTGGATGCATTcttgattatatatatatatatatatatatatatatatatatatatatatatatatataatatatatatatatatatatatatattatatatatattatatattatatatatatatatataatatatatatatatatatatatatatatatattatatatatatatatatatatatatatatatatattctaatTTATCTTTTTTTCTTTACCAACCAGAAACATGACTTATTGATTGATACtgcaaaaattaaaagcaataaaagGTCTTATGATAGTTTCATTAGAAAGAGCCTAGTATTTTTAATGAACTTAAAAGAAATATAATATGATTGATGATTTCAtatgattttatatgatttttacTCTAATATTATGATAAATGAATAAACTCCTCTTAGTATTTCACTCAAAATATTGTTTCTTTTTACTTgaatattataatttatttttttattaaataagTTACATTTAAAAAAATTGAGTACTCCTTCATCCCATATTATAAGTAAATTTCatctttttaaatttattaaataattaatatatttaatttatatagATCAGATActttaattatttaataaatttaaaaaagttaaatttatttataatatatAACGGTGCAACACAATACAACTATAATGTTCATCCCTTAAATGAAGTCACATTAGCATACTTTCTCCCCCTCCTCGTTATGGCGATGATTTAGATGATCAATCATGATTTTGGTTGTAATTTTGTTATTATATAATTTCAAATTGATTAATGTTCTCTCCAATTCTATTTATAAGAAAAGAATTatgttttaaaaataaataatatatttgaACAAATATTGACTATACATTAATTATTgaataaattttaaaataaatattttcttttaAATAAGATCAGAGGTACTTtgtttttaaatttattaaataaataatatatatttggataaaataaattatatatattagttattaaataaattttaaaaagaaaaattCTTATAAATAGGAATCAAAGTAATATTATTATAACTACTTGTTACCTTGAATGGGTTGTTGATGCTTTAAATGTATTAGGACTTTTTTGAGACATGATCTTGTAGTTATGATTATGTTATTTTGTAGTTTCAAGCTAGTTTTTAATATCAGGATAATTGTTATCCTAAACGTGTAgataatatataatattaaagCGTTATATTTTTGCTTATGCATTTATGCATTATTATTTTTAGGTAATGTTATCATCGGTCCCAAGAGCACAAATTAATAATTTATTTGTAAACATATTTTTTTGAAATATatgtatttaattttttaaaacttaaaatattattttatttcacATAAATTTTTTTAATTCTAGTATTCTTAGCTTGTGACTTAAGAGCATAAGTTAACCAAACCCTTATTTTTATTAGTGTTAGCTGTAACAAAAATTATTCTTAGGTACAAATAAAGATATTATTGCAGGGCCATGTGAATTTCTTCATTAAAAACTGATGACCGGTTAGGAATACATTATAAAATTTGATTGACTTCAAAATATTTAAAATTAGCGTCGGCTTAATTGACTCATTTTCCTTCTCTTGAGGGATGACTTTAGCATAAACTAACCAACACTAACAAGATAGTTGATTTTTCCAAAGTTCACAATATTTAACAAATAATTAAACAAGATTAAATGATACTATAGTATTAAAATATTGATTGTACATACAATACTCAACTTTTTATGACTAGCTGTTGTCACcataaattaatattttattattataattatatatatatatatatatatatatatatatatatatatatatatatatatatatatatatacatatatatatatatatatatatatatatatatatatatatattaacatgtgtttttaataatttttataagagttaatattttttttttaattttatatactcaaaataaaattttgtttttgAATATTTCGATATTTTATTAGACTTCAAGTTATGTTTTCAAAAGTAAATGCGAGAATTTATTTATCATCatatccaattttttttttaagtCCTCACAAGTTAAGATTAGATGTACACTAAAGAGATAAGATAGACTAATATGATATGATTGCCTATATTATCTTATATTTTAAGTTCTTACCATAAAAAAAAACCTTTAATTGTCATAATTTTTCATTATTTCTTAAAATAGGTTCCATTGAAAAGAAAAGCTACACATAAATTTTAAGACAACTATCCATATATATGCTTCTTAGTTTTCTTTTCCTCAAACTACTTGTGGCATTGTTTTTTTCTCTGTCATACTTGTGCCATTGTTAGGTTCTCATATATTTGCtgcaaagaaaaaaaaagtgaaaaCCTCATTAACTCCAATACATGATATATCTATCTACATGGAATCTATTTGGATAGATAAGAACATTCAATCATatcatatttttttttaaaaaaattatgagGTGCTCATAGTTTGTGTATATATTTAAGGAGATCATATTCattaaataaatattatgatTAATCTCTATACGAATACAACAACCTTAAATAAAGGTGGAGGAATCGGATCTGATATATGATGTATATTCATTTTACCCGCaattttttttaagatggacTGATGTTTTTGTCTCTCACTCTctaaaatattatatatatatatatatatatatatatatatatatatatatatatatatatatatatatatatatatatatatatatatatatatatatatatttatttttgttgTAATTTTTAAGTTTTCGAGATGTAAAACTCCCCGGCCTGCTTGGTTTCACCCTATTTTTTGTGTGCCCGATTGTTACACCTATCTTTTGAGAAAGAATTTTACTATTTATTATGGTCCTTCCCATTCTCGACTCGTGAACTTAATCTTTAGAATTACACGGATAAGATCTTTGATATATCAAAATATACTAAAATATATGTTTAGCTTAACAATATCATAATTGTTAGTTAAATTAGAAGCCATTATATACTATCAAaaatcaacttaaacaagtatATTATCAAAATCAACTAAAACGTTGCTAAAAACCATTGTATATTTATTGATATGGTCAAAAACATGATATATGAATGTTGAACCACCTATATTATCCATCACAGTTATATTGGTGATTCCACTAATCTATAATGTAAACATACATGCATGAAGAGAAATTAACATGCTCTAGAACTAGAAGCTACACCTAAAACAATGTCAAACGTCACACAGCATCTTGAACCAACCAAATTCAAAAAGAGAGCTAGAGAGAGAGATATATAATTAAAGGTAGTGTTGTCAATGCCAGGTAGGTTTCTCTGTTTCATCCTATCTACTTTTCCTAAACATCTATCTACCCATTATGAGCCATAGTGTACCCTCTCAAGTCTCAAGTTAGTATAAATAGCCATCTACTTCTCTTTGTCTTTCAACCAATATTTCACTTCCAATCAAAAGTAGAAAATCTCTCATCCACAATATGGATATTAATCTAATCTTAAACATGAGGAGTTTCTACTCTTTGCTTCTTTTACTTTTTGTACTATCATCTTTTAAGCCTTCTGTTTCATCTAGATCACATAGGCACTACTTGGGAAGAAAATTGAGAAGCTCTGGTGATAATGGTAGTGATCTTGTCACTAATTTGCCTGGACAACCTCATGTAGATTTTCAACACTTTGCTGGTTATGTCACTGTCAATGAAACCAATGGAAGATCACTCTTTTATTGGTTTTATGAAGCTATGACCAAACCAGAAGACAAACCATTGGTTCTATGGCTAAATGGAGGTAATAATAACATATATACTAATTAATCAATCATAATCACTTTTCTTATCTTACTAAACTTTAGTTAAAGTTAAGTTAAAGGTTCCATTTAATCAGAATGATCTCAAGTTTTTGGAGAGTCTGTGTTGTGTATATTAGCCGAAATTTAACCATAAATAAACAAATAGAGACATTTTTTAACCATTATTTAGCCACAGTTCTATTGTGACAAATTTTAGACTTTGTGCAGTAACCCGTCTTACACGCGCCTGCATCTATTTGATAGGTTGTAAAAATGACATATGTTGTCTGTTAAGGTGACAAGATAATTTGGTGTTGTAGGACCTGGGTGCTCTTCTGTGGGATATGGAGCAACACAAGAGATTGGTCCATTTTTAGTGGATAATAATAATGATGGTCAAGGTCTTAAATTTAATAACTTCTCATGGAACAAAggtatcatcatcatcatcatcactataTATATAATTTCACTTCTTTTTATGCCAATGGTTATTCTGTTTTGGTGAACCACAACTAGTGCTCCAATATTTGTCCCCACAAAAACGCTTAATATTAATTGATTCTAATAAGAATTATTTGATATCTGTGATGTTGCAGAAGCCAATATGTTATTCCTAGAATCTCCTGTCGGAGTTGGCTTTTCCTACTCAAACACAACCACTGATTATCAACAATTGGGTGATGACTTCACAGGTCATTACTTCATTTATAATTATATTACATAAAATAATAATCTTTATCCAAAGCAAATCTCTGacaaattatatatatattatttgtaACAACAGCTAATGATGCTTACAATTTTCTACACAATTGGTTCCTCAAGTTTCCATCCTATAGAACCAAGACATTTTACATAGCAGGAGAAAGCTATGCAGGTATAGAAAAAATTGCTTATTTTCAAACAGCTTATTTTTTAATCAATAGTGATTAATTTTATcagttttttttttctttcagGAAAATATGTACCAGAACTTGCTGAACTTATCCATGATAGGAACAAGGACCCATCTCTTTACATTGATCTCAAGGGAATTCTGGTATGGCCCATATACTATATAAATATACTAAACCATGTGTTAAAAAAACTATAGCATAAAGAATATTTCTTTACTAAGAATATTTCATTTCATGTGTAGTCAGCATTTAGTAGGTTTTGATAATTATTGACCCTCTTATCCACATCATGTTCCACTATCACAATCTTGAGTATATTTTGTACTTGTTGTGATCACAAAAAGTTGTGAAGGaaatataatattattttttgCAGCTAGGTAATCCTGAAACATCTGATGCTGAGGATTGGATGGGACTAGTTGATTATGCTTGGAGTCATGCTGTGATATCTGATGAAACTCACAAAACAATTAAAAGAAGTTGTGATTTTAACAGTAGTGATCCATGGAAGAATGAAGATTGTGATCAAGCTGTGGATGAAGTGCTTAAACAGTATAATGAAATTGATATCTATAGTCTTTATACTTCTGTTTGTTTTGCAACTACAGCAGGTTCTAATGGTCAATCCATGCAAACTTCAACCAAACGTTCATCTAAAATGGTGAGAACGTTGTTGAAAAAATTTAATAAATGTTGCGTTGATATTATAAACTGACGAATAATTTTTTGAAACTTTTGATTGTTAATGTGGTTGAATAGATGCCTAGAATGATGGGTGGTTATGACCCATGCTTGGATGACTATGCTAAAGCTTTTTATAATAGACCTGATGTTCAGAAGGCTCTTCATGCCAGTGATGGTCACAATCTAAAGAATTGGACTATTTGCAAGTTAATATTCTCTCCTTTACATCTTCTTTTGCAGCCTTTACAATAATTTTCTAAAAAATGAACTTAATCGGACTGTTCAATCGGTTGAACTGAAAACTAGTTCAACCACTATGAAGCATGGACACAGATATCATACACAACACCGATACTAATATGTCGACACcgaaaataatttgaaaaaataaataatgtaaTGACAAGTATCAGTGTCGCGTGACTGTCCGACATGGACACAGATACACCTTTTTTCATAGGTGTCTGTGTTTCAGAAGTTGACCGTGGTTTTATGTTAGTTTGAACAGTTGAAGTACTATAACCTTTTTGCTAAACAGCTTTTCAAACTATGAAATGTAGCAACAAGATATTCAATGAGTGGGCAGATTCAAAGCCATCAGTT from Lathyrus oleraceus cultivar Zhongwan6 chromosome 7, CAAS_Psat_ZW6_1.0, whole genome shotgun sequence encodes the following:
- the LOC127106427 gene encoding serine carboxypeptidase-like 31, translating into MDINLILNMRSFYSLLLLLFVLSSFKPSVSSRSHRHYLGRKLRSSGDNGSDLVTNLPGQPHVDFQHFAGYVTVNETNGRSLFYWFYEAMTKPEDKPLVLWLNGGPGCSSVGYGATQEIGPFLVDNNNDGQGLKFNNFSWNKEANMLFLESPVGVGFSYSNTTTDYQQLGDDFTANDAYNFLHNWFLKFPSYRTKTFYIAGESYAGKYVPELAELIHDRNKDPSLYIDLKGILLGNPETSDAEDWMGLVDYAWSHAVISDETHKTIKRSCDFNSSDPWKNEDCDQAVDEVLKQYNEIDIYSLYTSVCFATTAGSNGQSMQTSTKRSSKMMPRMMGGYDPCLDDYAKAFYNRPDVQKALHASDGHNLKNWTICNNKIFNEWADSKPSVIPIYKKLISAGLRIWVYSGDTDGRVPVLSTRYSLSTLALPVTKPWRPWYHENEVSGWYEEYEGLTFATFRGAGHAVPCFKPSNSLAFFTSFLHGESPPSTK